TTGCATCACCATTTGTTATTTCCGATGTTGAGTTTGAGGGCAACAATATACGCAACTACGTACTTGATGATGAGATGAACACTGTCAAGGCAAAGTTGATCAATCCTAACAATGGAGGCATAATCGAAGAAGACACCATCAAGGCAAAGGGAATCACTGGTACAGGCGTAATTGCAATTATCGAAGCAGGAATGAAGAACGGAATAATCACACTTCCTAAGATCAACACACCTGATAATATACTCTACCTGCAGGACAAGATCAAGTTCTTCGAAAGTGATGTCGAAGCAGCAGGTCTTGCAATCGGTGCTATCCGCGCAGGACACCTTGCACTTTGTAATGCAGCAGGTATTGAGGTTGCTGATGTCAGGAAGGCATACATGTCCGGTGCTGCAGGTACCTACATGGATGCAGTCAAGGCACACCAGGTCGGTATGGTCCCATTCAATGTTGACGAAGTTATCCAGATAGGTAACACTTCACTTATTGTTGCAAGAGAGATCCTCCTTTCAGAGGAAAGGCTCTGGGAGCTTCAGGAGATCGCTTCAAGGATCGTAAGCAACCACGTAATGTTTGCAACTGACCCTGCATTTAAGGAAGCATACATCCAGGAGATATCATACTGGACCGAGGGAATGCCTTTCAAGATGCTTAAGAAGTTCCTTAAGAAGAAGGGGCTGCCACAGATCGACCTGCCGGAGAAGGAAACAAACGTTAACAAGATCGTTGAGAGGGATATCCCTGTACTTGGTCCGGAGGGACTGCAGGTTCTTGAGAAGGTAGGTACATACCTGACAATGAAGGTCACCTGTCCGGAATGTCCAAAGTGTATCAAGGTCTGTCCAAACGATGCTATTACCATCGATGATGAAGGTGTTGTTATGATCAGCTC
The sequence above is a segment of the uncultured Methanolobus sp. genome. Coding sequences within it:
- a CDS encoding methylamine methyltransferase corrinoid protein reductive activase codes for the protein MKLGVAIDIGTSGIRAQKIDLDTGDIQKTVITLRNPLPGANVMDHLDFAITYGLDLAQGLHVNAVKHVIETLGVKPEELERMSICGNPIQLSIFQGIAIDDLAYAGERKKEKLNIKESDRSARIIDCSEIKGLDVYPNAKLVVPPAIRHEVGADALALIIKSGFLDTKETAIATDYGTNAEMALIHEGTIYTGSAAAGPALEGQQIKYGNLASPFVISDVEFEGNNIRNYVLDDEMNTVKAKLINPNNGGIIEEDTIKAKGITGTGVIAIIEAGMKNGIITLPKINTPDNILYLQDKIKFFESDVEAAGLAIGAIRAGHLALCNAAGIEVADVRKAYMSGAAGTYMDAVKAHQVGMVPFNVDEVIQIGNTSLIVAREILLSEERLWELQEIASRIVSNHVMFATDPAFKEAYIQEISYWTEGMPFKMLKKFLKKKGLPQIDLPEKETNVNKIVERDIPVLGPEGLQVLEKVGTYLTMKVTCPECPKCIKVCPNDAITIDDEGVVMISSDLCDGANCKRCINACPKDTFKWENLVVLGEEA